Genomic DNA from Mytilus trossulus isolate FHL-02 unplaced genomic scaffold, PNRI_Mtr1.1.1.hap1 h1tg000050l__unscaffolded, whole genome shotgun sequence:
gaccgtgacgtcatcaaagTCCTtttatggttttctacggtttaaaatggaatttagaattgaattaaaaaacattgataataaAACTACGATGCACAATTCCTGAGACTAAAGTTGAATTCGTCACAGTTCATATGTGTTTTCATTTGCCTCACATTATATCAACCTTGCCATGTTTATATAACTAAAGTGACCAAATGTTAGTCAATGTTAGTAATTTTAAAAGTCCACTGTATTTTTGTAGGCCTTTAAAATGTTACAGTTGGTGGAAGATTCACATTTCCTTCCACTCACAACATTTGGTGTACGAAGACCTTTGCAGGTACGTAACAATTTAAGAAACaaagtttttttcatgaaaatgcATTTAAACATAAAGAGCTGCAAtgaatatacataaaattgagaatcgaaatggggaatgtgtcaaagagacaacaaactgACCAAACAGCAGAACATAGCCGacggccaccaatgggtctttaacaAAGCATAAATAACCCGCACCCAGAATGAAATGACaatggacgtcacacttaaCTACTGTTTTGTGACATCTTAAACCACCTCTTATGTATCTCACCAATATTAAATAAACCAAAACACATTATTACGCAcagtaaaaatcagttgaaaagaagTCCGAGACTGATTTCAGAATATGTAACTAAAGAAACTAAGCAATataacaatgatacataaattaacacgGTAATAGTACCAGTTATTGACATGCCAGCACCAGACTTCTAATAaactaattaaaagattatgtatgcatcaaatgaaaataaaacacaatccCCTTCCGTTATGGGATTAGTTTTATATCATCGTAAAATAtacgagaagaacataacccatgTCAAGTCAGGAACTGGTataagaataaatgtgtttatttccgatgcaaatACATTATGACTGattcaatattaataccaaatATACTTATGGctcttttggtatctttggtgCGGCAATTACCAGCGATAGCATAGATCAAAATGTACGGGTCCAAAGTTTTCGCAGACTGACATATGAACAATTTACAAACGTTTAGTTTACCACTAAATTAATATTCATCAGCATTTGTGAAAAATGTGTCCCTAAATATACTTTACTTTCTCAAATGTGACTGTTTTGCCACACAAAATGCCTTTAAACGACTCTCTAGAGTCAGCATGCAtgatagaataaaataaaaacacaaattaaatgACATGTGAATTAAGGGAATCTACATGATTCTATCTAGTTGCCCGAGACTGTTTAGACCAGTGGTGTGGAAATTAATTTTCATAGAAGCACTTACACTTGACCCTCCGAcgacaattcatataaaatctgATCAATATAAACcgaatttacaattaaaaaaattatattgtagAAGAAACTTATACTCAAATAGTGTcattaaggatgtttgctactctattttttgactttttgtcagatattcggaATCCTTTAGTTTTGTCCATGTATTGCAAATAAAAAGTTTGCCCACAGACccttacttttcttttcataatttttttaaatacttgttatatattaccttgtttttgaaagaaaaatgtaCCAATGTTAAACGAATATAGAATCTACAGAGAATTTTTCCTGCCAAAATTTCAACAgcttatatctttaaaaaaacaaggaCACGAACCCTTCATTTGTTCTAGCTTTTTTATTCCTTTCTTGATATACTATCAATATGTAACATTCTTTGAAAAAGCTTGTTGTTTTGTAATAGAGGAGCAAACATCTCTAAAACAAATACGAAGATGAATAGCATTGTTGACCAACAATTCCGATTTCCTTGACCgttttaatattattgataCATTTCAATTGTATGTGTAACAACACTtgtttatactgtaaattcagaaattattgcgaggtttttattattgcgattactgcgacagagttgtaaacgcaataatcaaaactcgcattttgttatattttaactgaattaagcatgacttttctcaaaatcgtaaaaaataaaatcgcatttaagtttaaaatgacaaaatcgcaataataaatgcacgcaataatttctgaatttacagtagttatttcaatgatatatttttgtttgtttgagaCATTGTTAACCTATACTGTATGAATAAATaagggcaacagtagtatactggtgttcaaaagtcataaatcgattgcgAAGAAAACATATcctggttacaaactaaaaccatgGGAACCACGTCATCTATAAGAggtaaaaaaaggaaaactgaAGTGCAATAAGCTCTAACGCCAACATACATGGAAACGAACTGTTTGATATCATCTTCCATATTTTTGACCTggcacaggacattttaagaatacATGGTTGTTTTAACCTGAATCATTGCTTCAATCATTTGCCAGTGTGAAATAAGCAAACTGCAATCAGTCAATCAAGTATTAAtgtttcataattaatttataaaatcatttcaataaGATGGTTAacgcaacaaaaaaaaaccaaaaccaacttatacaatttatatcgccttttcaattgtttttcacaatttttagtTTGAGTTCATATGGTCTGCAAAATAAAGTAGAATCGAAGAAAAGTTTTATGGCACATTTATTTGGTGACCAATGCATATAAAAGTTTCGTGTGACttgtgtaaacaaaacattattgacaaaattataaaatacacaattaatccttgtcatgttttattttcaataaacagctacaaaatagttttgtttattgAGATAATGCTGTTAttaaatatgtgtttgtttttatttttcagaaaaataagAAAGTAGTTGTCTACAGTAGTTTTAagaaatgacaatgaaaaacgcctgtattgaaaattaaaaaaaaatgaaattaaaggcAAAAGCAATTCAATttcacctttttttaaattgttatcaacGATAAAAGAAAGtagaaaacaaacacataacGGAAGGATAATAATTTCCAGTATTACATGTAGCAACCTCTGTATTGTTCATGTAATAACAAATCCAGTGAagagtctaattcggtaggtcacattcgaaGAAAAAAGGACGAAATGGTGGTTATTGCCATTGGTATATATCCGCCGTCATCAGTGAAACAGATATTGTATTGCAGTcaccaacttgtgatggcgtttgtaaaattatttgaagaaatttattaatttgaacttcacattttgtaaatctttgtttaatagcctccttgtaagcagcaaccctctacttatgaaatcatgataagaaaatATGGCTCGGAATATCGTATAACTCGAAGAAATAGACTCCGTATGCAGGCATTGTTGGAATTTCGCTACATAGACAAttccaatattttttgaaaatcatgacagaaatgtgtttcatatttgttttcgttcatattttcatatacaTCTAAagaaggccgtttgttttctcgtttgaattgttaacaTTGTCTTTTCTGGActttttgtagctgactatgcgtcAAAAGGAACACGTTTTGTGTCAAGAGAAATACGTTCATCATGTCGATAGACGTAATTGCCGAAAGGCTCATAATTGttatcaaggagaaaattaacTGCTTCAATCATCATATCATTCTTCTTGTATATTCCCCTTTCTCATTAGGGAACAAGGCTTTTaatgagttgcagcaaatatatttgcaaaGATTTTGCTTAAACTTTTCAAACGACCATcacctgtcattttatttacCATGGTATGCACTTTCATTGCATCTGATTGTCAAATATGGCATACAATTAATAGTATTGAAAGAATATGGTGTCAAAGGTATcacaaataattaacaatatgCGAAAATCTTTAAATGCAAATGCAATTCTTAAGAATGAGAAAAGTCTTCAGACACAACATATTACCAGATGGATTTCACAATTGATTATGATAGTATAAATACAAGAAAGAAACTGCAAGACTTAGATTGTCCTGCTAAGCTTACTGTGTATAAGAGAAAACTTGTGAAGGAGCTCTGCGAAATTCTGAAACCATGCAGCGCAACAAAAACCCCAGAGGAATGTTACTTCTAGTTTGCAAATTCCAGTAACTCTTAGCTTTAAGttgaagagggacgaaagataccaatgggacagtcaaactcataaatcaaaaacaaactgacaaagccatggctaaaaatgaaaaagacaaacagaaaaacaatagtacacatgacacaacatagaaaacttaagaataaacaacacgaaccccacaaaaaactaggggtgatctcaagtaCTCCGGAAgagttagcagatcctgctccacatgcggcacccatcgtgttgcttatgtgattacaaatccggtaaatagtctaattcggtaggtcaaattcatgaaagggaaggggattgtagttacgacgtaaggaacatatccgatatcatttatgaaacggttattccataacggtcaaccaactcgtgatggcgtccttaaaatttacgaagggattatttcaacttcaccatttgaaactcttggtttgatagcttccttgtaagcagcaaccctctatcaagaaaatcatgataggaaatgcaagcacgggaatatcgaatcaattgggagatatatgcccggtatgcaggtgctgctggaatgttgctacttagaaatggaaagttgaaaaaaaaatgaggacGTGTTTTTAAACAGACTGTCgacattccaatgggaacaaactgtgcccctctacttgctgacttgtttctgtATTATTATGAGTCTGACTTCATGCatgaacttcttaggaagaaagataagaagttagcaatatccatTAACTCTACTTTaatttccgctatatagatgatgttctttcactaaacaattcaaaatttggtgactatgtggaacatgtaaaaatattcgaattagccCCCGCCGCGATATAACCTtgttgtgctaatgcggcgtaaagcaaccaacaatcaatcaatcaatcagactATGTGGAATGCAtatatcccatcgaactagagatataggatactacagatacagttaagtcggcttcatatcttgacttacatctagaaattgacaatgagggtcggttgaagacaaaactttacgacaaaagagatgatttcagctttccaattatgaactttccatttctaagtagcaacattccagcagcacctgcatacggggtatatatctcctaattgatacgatattcccgtgcttgcatttcctatcatgattttcttgatagagtgttactgctcacaaggaagctattaaaccaagagttccaaatggtgaagttgaaatcgttcccttcgtaaattttaaggacgccatcacgagttggttgaccgttatggaataaccgtctcacaaatgatatcggatatgttccttacgtcgtaactacaatccccttccctttcatgaatttgacctaccgaattagacattaccggatttgtaatcacataagcaacacgacgggtgccgcatgtggagcaggatctgcttactcttccggggcacctgagatcaccccctaTTATTCGGTGGGGTTCgagttgtttattctttagttttctatgttgtgtcatgtgtacttttgtttttctgtttgtctttttaatttttagcaatggcgttgtcggtttgttttagatttatgagtttgactgtccctttggtatctttcgtccctcttttatacatttttttgtttttgattttgtttaacatgtttttgtttatgtttaacaCAGATTTTGTCAAAGTAATGCATTCAAATGCGCGTTCATATGTGTGTTTGTGTGCAAGTGTATGTTCGTGAAAAACAGCACTTTATATCGTttcaaatttaagataatattaaaatgaaaacaaaaatgctaaGAAAGAAACAACATCtcaaagttttaagtaatacaaccttatttataataattcgTTTTCAGTGGTTTTGATTGTCTGATATACGAAATTCGCTATATGCTGGGCAAAACTAGTTTTCTAAAATTTGGTTTATCTATTTATCAAAAGAACATTTATGCTATATACATGATAGCATAGAGATGTATATCAAATAACGAACATGAAGTAAGCATCTCCTTATCATTGCTTATAGTATATCTCTACATTTAACTGAATACAGTTGTGTTATATCCTCACGGATACCGTTAATATTGATACTACACTATATATTTTCCTGTGCAACTACAGTACACAATAAATGCCAACTAAATTACAGTTACTCGATTTCTCTCAATTTCAATTGTAGAATAACTTCTCTTTACACACTGTGCtatatatgttataatgttTGACATATTGTTAGCCAAATCAATCAAGTGTTAACACAACTTCAAAATGATGGTGAATTATTTCGAAGCTTATCCAGGCAACGAACAAAGCGCACCAAAGAAGACGTGTGTCTCCGAACAGTATCTTTATTTTCAGATTCAGATTGGCCGAAAAAGATCAAATAATGATCATAGCTTTtggtacattttttttcccagTGCAATGGAGTACAACCTTCTTGGTGGACAAGGACACAAAGGAATGCTGTTGGATTGCTAATGACTATATGTATCTCTTCCGACTGATAATGCGTCCAAAAGGACAGGAAACAGTCATATGTATTCATGTAAAGTTTGGAACTTCTAGTTTCAAAACTACATGTAGGACttatatatacctctttttattttttaaataattttaatacttttagaCGGCAGATGAAGTTTCATTTAAAAGCAAAAAcacgaaaataaataacagGTATATCCAAACATCTCTACTCAgaacagaaattaaaattgatttatataatatgttaatGAACTTTCTCAAACAGTAGGAACAACTAGCATTTTTGTACAGTGTATAAAATAGAGCAGAAAtaccattttaaaaatgtttcggttgtaaaaagatatatctttttttaaatacattgaaaGGAATAGATAACGACTTTATCTAAACAATGTTAAACATCactatttaaaaatgcatatatatttactgCTTTACATTAAGGATATTGAAAAATTTTCCTATGATGATTATCATTCGGTGTAGGTGGTGTATTTgtcttataatattttttaaacattgatccctgattacaaaattgaaataatttcgAATTCTTAAAGATGAAAGGGAATGCATAAGATTATTTACCTTTGATTAACAATCATATGAGCACGATGAAAATATAATCATGCATTATACTATCGGTCTATCGGAGgcgatacatgtacatataattaCTTCACATGCAGTTACATAATACTTGTGTGCACCTTTTTACACatgaaaatacattaaatgatttataatttaaaaaaacaattttatacacGTTTTAGGTCACATATATTACCTTTTCACAATGAAAtggatttttaattataaaatgttttcacatgacacaaacatatttataaaaatagaaaaaaaatgatttatgagGTGCAGTCATATTAATGCCCCGCCTCAGTAAGCTGAATGATAATATACAACTTCTGGTGCACTGCGACCATATGTATGACATATTCGGCTTTACGGtatgatatttgtatttgtgtttgctACCGTTACATCCGTGTTCGTATCTTTCGTTGATGGAGCTGGATATCTACAAATACGACCTCCCTCAGCTGAAAAATGTTGCTATGACAACATAAACATTGCTCATTTCAGCTATGAAAGGGATCTATGCGAAGGTAAGATATAAGATAAATTTGATTTCCTTTCATATCGTTAATTTTGCGTGCAAAACTGTGCGGAAGACCAAACTCTCTTTGCAAGGATCTTTTTAAGCAGgagatattatcaaaatttccacaaaatcaCATTGACATGAACATAACGAACGTACCGATGCATTGTAGGTGTCTTCGTCATAATGATATCAATAAAACGGTAATACAGAATTTTAAACAAAAGCACAAAAGATATAAGCAATTATATGTCCCTATATGAGCACAACAAACAATTATGTGTTGTATATATAGTTCGGAAAAAAATGATACGACATGACACATGTTAATCAATTCAAACTAACGGCCTTCTCTAAATCAAATACaagtattttaacaaaatatgacagacattaaCCAGCCGCAGTGACTGCAATACAAGCTCCTGGGTTGAGTGatcaacacaaacaaaaatgccATTCatgtttttgatgtttttctattgtgacaaagcaattttttttaggGAAACATGGTTCATTTAGTTGTATGACTATCTCTACATTAAAACAATGTTGGAAATTATATTGTTTCATTCATTTTACATGAGGGTATatttttctcgctgtgttgaggACCCATGCATTGATGGCCTTGTGCTGTTTTCTGCTATTTTCGGAGATTTGTTGTCTCTTCGCACATATTCTGATTGACTGTTAGATTACGAAGATAGCATTAGAAATGTTGTAAGTACTAATATACTGGCAAAGACACatagattttgtttttcattcctATAATAAAGTAAGAAATCTATCTATCACGTGTACAACTCTTCTTTAGTTTCGAGATTGTCTAAAGGTTTGGTTCTCTTTTTAACTTACGTACCTTCGAAATTTTTGTACTTTATGTCtagtacatttgtttttattgacaatATGAAGGCCATTATCATATTACTGTCTCCACAATATTTATCGAAATTTCCATCTATTGTAGTTCATTAATAGCTTTCATGTTATTGGTACCTTAAGGATTTATTCCTTGAAATCTCGTTCGTTCATTATCAAAACCAAATCGTGAttcaagtggaaaatatcaatgaattttaaaaatattataatcaaacgtAAATCTGTGAAACAGTTGTGTACTTACAATGAATAGTTTTGGATAAtccagtttttaaattttacgaccaatcacatcagtatttttagccaaaatctAGAGAAAACGAGTGAGGGGtgcaaaaatttatttttcaagaatCATGTAACTCCCAGATAATTTTtgacttctgaaaaaaaaagcatcatcatatgataaaattatatcaacacctacctatagtttgaAGTTGAGTTTATTTAGATTGGTccactttatttttattgaaagtatgaacaaaaacataattattgaactgtgattttttttcatgatcatgatgatagaAGCcacaaaataggtaaaaaatgatgaaaaatgggaaaatcataAACATTGGATATTTTCAAAGGCTCGTAGCAAAAAAAAGGAGTGCAACACCATATGATTGTGTCGTCACTAATAGTTGATTTACAGACTTGTTAACCAAAATATCAGCTtaggaaaaaaagtttaattctaataACGTTTGGCTCCTatgaggtgtacatccttaaacaAACGGATTATAATTGTGATACGTATGTTTGTCTTTAGTTATGTTGTGACTGACTCGTTGGTTACGACATTTATTCACACTTATCTATAGACTTaggttatattttgaaaattattctaAGCTTTATAAGAGTTTTAGTTCGATAACTACATttgacagaaaacaaaattaagaatgaaacTGTTTCTAACCGACAAAAACCCTaccaaaaagcagaaaacagccgaataccaccaatgtgtcttcaacACAGCCAGAAAATCCCACACCCTGTTGCTTGCCTCAGTTACTTTACTTTCCCCGTCCTCGTCATTCCCAGTGTGAAATAAGGCCGCAATAAGCACTTTTCAAACTGTTTACTAGTTCAAGGTTAATGGACGTCATACGGAATCTGAAATATatcaatgaactaaaattaaaacaattacatgACGTCATGaataacaaaggtcagaggttCATAGCTCGATACAGGCGGCGGAGATATACGTGTTTTGtgagatttcaaccctccccttTACTTCTAGGCAATGTAGAAGCATGACAGATTATGATTAATTATTGGTATACAAGCATGATAAATTATTCTACGCAAGACAACATCTATTCTTTAACATTGATAATGCTAAACATACTTTCAGGACCAAACGTTTGGTGCAGAATACACCCGTGTTGGACGACATGTGGGTCACAAAGGAGACAATCACCTATCAACATCAACACAACAGAGACTTATTATAAAAGGCATTCAAGGCTTAAGTTTGATAATATTGACAAAAGAGTTCCTGCGAATATTAAAAACAATGGTTAGTAGCAAAAGTATCAGTAGAAAAAATTACATATAAGTCAGGAaatgtttctatattttaaatacaagtaGCCGAGTGTCTGTAAactgttaatataaatttaagctACATTGTAGTTATTGACATGTTTTGATCGTATTGTTAACGACAGCTTaacattttttacatcactTATCAACACTTcctatttttaaatcatattagAAAAGCAATGCTGTAcgaattttatttatgaaatgctAAAAATCCATaaattgctttcaaaaatattttgaatttttttttaaataaacctcaTGCATTTAATATGTCTTCTAATTATCGTGTCATTATCCTGGAAACAGGTCATTGCCCGGATTTTAATGTTGACGGAGAATTTGATGACGAAATAACTCTATGTAATGTCCCTGGAAGACCAAAAGACAAAGAATATAATTTTGCCCAGTTGCATATTCACCTTGGACGAGACATAAATAAGGGTTCTGAACATTGTATTGACAACAATTTCAAACCTATGGAGGTGAGTATCTGAATTACATTAAATAGAAAATGTATTGTCTTTCAGAAATTCATAGAGATGTCTTTCAAACTCGCAACATTGTAAGATATAATGCGTTTACCAATACAAAGAAAACTGTAAAACCATACATGGTTTCGAAaccacaaaaatatatacaaatgtatgcaGTGTACATCCATAGCACAGATACATGTTGAAAGACTTAACCACATATATTAAGAATATGACGCGTATGCACTTCAACTAAAATCAGGAAAGATATGATAGCTCAGTATGAATTCAACATATCCTGCCTCGTAAGCGTCAGTCGTATGTTTTATCTGTGTTACTGTGGCCATTGTCCTTCTAAGATAAATGAAGTTATAACTTAATGTGATCGTGAGAGTGagttttatacaaaacaaatattatggaTTAAGATATTAACTTCTACCTACTTTTTGAAAGTGTCATTTTAGTCATTATAGAAAATCAACCaaagaaaaatacattaatCCCGTAAACAAGTATAGAGGTCAATAAATAATGTTCAACGAATATTTACGATTAATATGTGAATGACCTAATCAGACCCGATAAACGTTTTGAAAGAGAAACATCAAATAAAcagaatgaaattaaaaaaaaacaatataataacaCATTTGCACAAATTGGTTACACATGTTAATGATTGGTGCTGCATctcttgttttatcatttattatgtgtacataatttatgtataatgtGTCTATTTCATAAAGGGAGGCACTCGTCAAGCAATGTTTTTTCAAGCGATTTATaacaatttgaataattataaaatataattttaattatacaaaAGTTCGTATATTCCTCAATGACAAGGTGACACTCATGTTTATTAATTCATATAGTCCGTATTACTTATCATTAAGCTATTTACGCTTCAACGTTTTAACGCATTCTTGGCTTTCACAGAAGAGGTGACAGATACCAAACAGACAATACAATTcaataataaactgacaacgccatggcaaaaataaaacataaaaagtaaataacagTATACAAATGATTAGAGGTTGTAGCGATCCTAATAAAGGTAAACCAAGAAAAGTTCGTTTTATTTCAAGAACTTAATACGTTAATTTGTCACATGAGTTCGTTCTTCTCATGATTTTAGGACTTTAAATACTAATTACTATCTTGCGTCTCCTAAGTACTGACTTATCCCACTAAATATATAAAGAGACTTAAAGAAATCTGGTATCCAATAATATGATGATTTTAACTACTAACTGACTTCTCATTATTATCAGTTAGTTCTACTGaatgtataacatgtaaaatgatacagGTCAAAAAGATGAGTCTGCATATATATCTTTAAACGGAGATATACCACACAAATGTATGTCTATATATTGTCCGTAATACGCCATCTTGATAATTATCCTTATAAACATGGTAATATCTCGTAATGATAAAAAAACCTCTATTTCCaacaatttatttatctatatgCCTCAACAGCGGGTGACACTTACATAACAAatgattacatttatttttgaaaaaaacaaaaaaaaaaattattggcTGCTTTGCTTGACCTTTGATATGGGAtattctaaatttcattatgCAAGGTTGCTAAACGTATAATCCTACATGCAAATGAATTCACTATTTGCAATTCCAGAAAACAAGTCGTGTTATCATGAAACTATTATGTTCCAGGCTCACATGGTGTTTTACGACAGTGACTATGATGATGTTGGTGAAGCTAAACCACAGAAAAATGGACTGGTAGTGTTAAGTGTTATGATAGAGGTAGGAGTGTAATGCACAATACAGAAGCTTCTTTTCAGGACTTTTTGTGATTAAACTTCCTGTAAGTTGTTTACGTTTTTGTCAATATCAAAGTTGATCAATTTTCGACGGTCGTGTACgatttaaaataagacaaatattaACGTGAATATTTTAGTTTCTGAAATGTCggataaaactaaaataatacaagaatgATACAATAAATGTAGACGAGTTCTTACAAAAGAGAAACGAAAGATATCAGATGGACATTtaattcataaatcgaaaataaactaaaagaCCCACGTCtcacaataataaatataacacgatatcacagtagcatgggttcgaatcccggcgagggaagaaccaaaaatttgcgaaagcaaatttacagatctaacattgttgggttgatgtttagacgagttgtatatacattatgtacacagccatgtatcactatcattgatggcgatctgatgaatacatctgttgtagagttgtcactgactcagaagtacttatgaatataaatattttctgtaactgtatcttacattaatttgtaggatcctttactatagataatttagcggatctgtaacaataacatcttcatgccttatatatcatgtactgtagtacgccgctagattaaaactgacgtggaaaggtaacacatggcctgCGAAAGCTCTATTTtagtagagcccaggtggtcgtgtggtctagcgggacggctgtagtgcaggcgattttgtgtcacgatatca
This window encodes:
- the LOC134699370 gene encoding nacrein-like protein, giving the protein MIFVFVFATVTSVFVSFVDGAGYLQIRPPSAEKCCYDNINIAHFSYERDLCEGPNVWCRIHPCWTTCGSQRRQSPININTTETYYKRHSRLKFDNIDKRVPANIKNNGHCPDFNVDGEFDDEITLCNVPGRPKDKEYNFAQLHIHLGRDINKGSEHCIDNNFKPMEAHMVFYDSDYDDVGEAKPQKNGLVVLSVMIEVNGNSHEKNKCGVDGKCKVRFAKKLSKLMEKYYTTVREYPTESIPAAFFDNLRSPRRNNCTNIKCGQTPSPDFIQQRCEKEQQNDRTVRVTEGISPLDVLPYDRDRFYTYAGSLTTPPCYETVQWVVYKCPIKVSSKAFRMLQLVQDSNHFPLTHLGVRRPIQKNKKVVVYQSFKN